From the genome of Aquila chrysaetos chrysaetos chromosome 8, bAquChr1.4, whole genome shotgun sequence:
caaGCCCTCTTTTCAAGGATCCCCTTGTTCACGCTGTTCCTGGACTGAGCGGTAATTCAGTGTCATGCCTCTGGCAGTCGCTGCTCTGCGACTGTCCCACTGTCGCTGAACAGCAGCTGGTACAGACAGGTCTGTGCTCTCAGCATAAACCACCTTCATTCCCACAatctaagaaattatttcacgTAAATCCTCTGCAAGTCTCTTGCGCTCTGTAAGCTTTCTATATTCTGCTAGTCTTGTTGGTAGGAATGCTCTTAATATATCCTGGTGCTACTGGATATCTCTTATTAAAATGGCCAGAAAGCCTTACCATCTAACGCATCAAGAGTGTAGGTGATTGCTTCTGCCAGCTTAAGGAGAAGACATCTTGAAGAATTCTGTAAGCTGCTCAACAGGTCTTTTAAGTCTgggctttctgttttcagctcaCAACTACCGGTTTCATCAAGAACTGCTTCCATCTAGGGggataagaaaaagaaatgtcaggaTTTAAGAGAAGGGGATGCTGATAGTCCCTTCCAGGCTAACTACAGAAGCATATGAACAGTCATGTAATATGTGTCTCTGCTCCTTAAGCCATTTATGAGGCTGTAATTGAGGCTTTAGCATTCACACCAGTGCCACTTAAGGACCGAATGtgaaatttaaatgctttgataCCTTCAGGTAAATCTGCTAGGCTGTATTCAGGACATATTTCAGTAGTTGTCTCTGTCCTGAGcaccttctttctctgtatGGTGATGGAGACCAGACAGATACACGAAGTGAAGGATTTTTGGATTGATAGTTGTGGCACAGGAGAGGTGACTTCTGGGGTAAGAGGTATGATCACGGATGTCTCTCCTGGCAGTAAGAAGAACTTTGCTTACTTTGTGGGTCAGCTCTTCAAAGAGGTTCCTGTCTCTCATCACAGCTTtgatggcttttaaaaatatgacgAACAGATCAGAAGACAGCTGGGAGAAAATTTGACAAGTATCTTTAACTTCTACCTCCAGTCTGTCTAATTTTCCTTGTGAGgaacctgaaaaacagaaagagtcCAAATATGTCACTTCTAAAATAGTCAATCCCACAAGAAGTTCACTGGCACCCCTAAATTTagaatttgaaacatttctatgaatatttttttaaagcaatatgcAATTTTGAGTTGTTGAGTCTCACGTAATAGACAGTACTATACAGTAAACATACCGCTTTTGGTGGTTTGTGTTTATCCTGAGAGATTCCATCTTGCCCAGAGGGGGTAAAAGTAGTGCAAGCAGAAGTAGTAAAATACATTGCTTACCATCAGATACGAACATTCTGGAAGATTCTGGGAAATATTGAAGATCtgcaacagaataaaaaggGCATTGCTGATTTAGAAGAtacttaaagtaatttttttttaccagggTTGTTTTTAAGTCTGAAGATACTGGTATCCCAGGTCTGAAATCTCATGTGCTAGTTGTGCAAACACCAGTCTGACCTACTCTTCTCCAGtgcatctgttttcttcctgttcattTAAAACTCGTTATTACTAGACCTCATTTCCTGCTGTCATGTGCCTTGTGTTAGCATCTGTATCGGCCAGTAAGTGTGTTAAAATACGAGTAAACTAAAATGATAGCTTATACTCAAAAAGATCCATGCAGGCATGGGAAGCACAGAGCATAGGGGAAGCAAGCCAAACGTGACCTCTAAAATCCTGCAGCAGATTTTGTGGATCTCAGTCCTTTCTTTGCCTCTCCAGTGTAAGCATCTTTTATGCCAGTCTTTCCACTGGAGAGTCAGCCATCCTGTTTTCTCCCTGGCTCTTATCTTCtgagtaggaaaagaaaacaaactctgcTCTCTGTGCCATTTTTCAACAGGAGTTATGCAGTTCCTGAAATCTAGAGCTGACACTTCCAGTAtccctctttcatttctttatcaAACCCCCTGAAACTGCATCTCTTTCCTGAGTAGCTCTTTTAACTTACATACTATGTATGGCCTTTTCCCAGGTAATTTCTGTCACTCACATTGCATGTGTTCATGTCCTTGCAAATGAGCTAACGGTGGCCGTGAGGCTGAACGatacttcagaaaatgtcttttcctcttctgtgcgTTGTTTCCTGAACGGAGGAGTTGGTAGTTTCTGAAAGTTACTTACCCCATGATCCATCTGTAGTGGTCAGCCGGATTGCCCTGAATGCCAGGGTGCAGCCCTTGGGTATAGTTATGCCTTGTCTGTTCTCTCGGGTGCCCTggtcaatgaaaaaaaaaatctgttactaggtgtcctggttttggctgggatagagttaattttctttctagtagctggtacagtgttatattttggatttagtatgagaataatgctgataacacactgatgttttcagatattgctaagtagtgtttataccaagtcaaggatttttcagcttctcatgcccagccagcaagaaggctggaggggcacaagaagttgggaagggacacagccaggacagctgacccaaactggccaaaggggtattccataccatgtgatgtcatgcccagtgtataaactggggggagttggcctgggggggggggcagattgctgctcaggagctaactggtcagcaagtggtgagtaattgcattgtgcatcacttgttttgcatattccaattcttctattattgtctttttttcttaattcctttctgtcctattaagctgtctttatctcaacccatgagttttacttttttccctgactttctcccccatcccactgcgggggggggggggggggggggaagtgagcgagcggctgtgtggtgcttagttgctggctggggttaaaccacgacagtaggCCTGGATGGTGTGCAGATGTTTGGGAAGGACTGACTCCTGAGCCCGAAGAGAAATCAAACCTTTGCACAAAACTTGGCGTAAAGCTGGGTTGCGAAGCTGCCCTCTGCCTTAATGGATTCCTCGTAGCTGGTCTCCTCTGAGGTTTCTAATGTTTCATGAACCACATATAAatcttgttgttttttctgtagttGTTGAATAAAGGAGTGATTCgcattcatttttctaaaagagaaaaaggatgcAATATCCTGGCTGTTTTTCTGTGAGTTACAACAAAAGTACTGTAGTCTGCTCGGAGCCAGAAGCCTTATGCTTGCGTCTTTTTTCACGTTACATGAGTACATGTAAATATCACAATGTCAGGGGTTTCTGGGGGAAAAGGTGGCAGAAAATGGGCTACAATTCTTGCTGTCCTCAATGCGTTCCCCTTCTACGTCTGAGAGGGACCAGGGCAGCGAGGCCATGGCCTGGCAGGTCATACAGGTGATCTGTCCTGACCTATATGCTCCTCTCCAGGTACAAACCGCAAGAAAAGATGGCTTGACTCTGCGTTGAGGTGTTCCTACTTTCTGAATTACAAAGAAATCTATAGGCATCACAGAGCTGTGTAAGGAATCTTTATCACCTCTTTCCTGTCCTCCAGAAGTATGCTAGTTAGGGACAATGGCATGCTCTCGGGTCTTAATCTTTGGTTTTGGCTGTTGAAGAACCATTGACCTAGCATGGGGTAGAGGAGGATGACTGGAGGGCACGTTCTCCCTTGTGTCTGTCTTACCTTTCCGTTTTCAGTGCCTCGAGTTTTGGTATTGGTATGTTGTTCTTCTCCAGCTTGATGGACCACTCTTTGGTCAAGGAGGCAACTCCTTTCAGCTCTACGCTTGCAGAGTCAATAGGAAGGCTTAGACTCCCATCAACTCTGTCACTGACGCTTTTTTTGACACTAAATTGCCTTGAATCTTGATTGTCTCCCCTGGGAAAGAGGGACTCTGAAATGATTTGATGCATTAGCTTAAGCATGATTGCACAGACTCAATGTTTTTAACTGTTGCACATACAAGAAAGATGGAACATGGTAGAGTTCAGCCACAAATGATACAAATGCTTTGTCTATGGAAATTGTGAACTTAAGATTGATAAATGTGGGCTTTACCTGTGCTTCTGttgtcttctccaggcagcagcacGTCGTCGAGTGTGTACCATGTCTGTCTGTAGCAGGGAGATGGGTGCAATacggtttttctttttcttttcactaggCAGAGGGGTCTGAAATGTTCATGGTCTAAGATGCTGTGAACTGGGACCAGGTCTCCTGTTGGATCTATTTGATTTACTACGGATCGGGTgacttttttaaacattctgctGTGGCTGGATGAATTTTTGAACCAAGGCAAAGTGTACTTGTGCTTTAGGAAAGAGGCAAGACAAATTAAGTTAAGCAAAATTACTTGAAGTACAAGCAGAAGGTTGCAACAAAATACGTTACTTTAATAATTAAGAACTTTTCAAAATcgataataaaacaaaaaagtctaCATTAGTACAAGGACACAACTTTCACAGGATTCTTTATAGGGAAGTGTTTGGAGAGGTAGGGATACGAGCCCTGGCTTGCTAATAAGGCTTGTTTAGACTCATCCCCCTTTGCTGGTGAACTCCCAGT
Proteins encoded in this window:
- the GSDMA gene encoding gasdermin-A, whose translation is MRSHSFHKQHKYTLPWFKNSSSHSRMFKKVTRSVVNQIDPTGDLVPVHSILDHEHFRPLCLVKRKRKTVLHPSPCYRQTWYTLDDVLLPGEDNRSTESLFPRGDNQDSRQFSVKKSVSDRVDGSLSLPIDSASVELKGVASLTKEWSIKLEKNNIPIPKLEALKTERKMNANHSFIQQLQKKQQDLYVVHETLETSEETSYEESIKAEGSFATQLYAKFCAKGTRENRQGITIPKGCTLAFRAIRLTTTDGSWDLQYFPESSRMFVSDGSSQGKLDRLEVEVKDTCQIFSQLSSDLFVIFLKAIKAVMRDRNLFEELTHKMEAVLDETGSCELKTESPDLKDLLSSLQNSSRCLLLKLAEAITYTLDALDELTEDQLLLLLESLEEKIVSQQLKLVESILEHDIEHREGPFSVDASLLSFSQEREQKLTIAMVEMSGVKLQKDGSAVCTKALPAVAALYVSLYVLDLLSNSD